The following are encoded together in the Oncorhynchus gorbuscha isolate QuinsamMale2020 ecotype Even-year linkage group LG03, OgorEven_v1.0, whole genome shotgun sequence genome:
- the LOC124032191 gene encoding synaptotagmin-6-like: MATDKVKDPMGSMGFLEAAVKISHTSPDIPAEVQLSMREHFLRRTQRMQRQATEPASSTRHSSFKRHLPKQMQSISLDLGNDYADEDEQPTSIGRIKPELYRQKTLDIDESAKNSNAKNCGKINFSLKYDYDNEALLVNILKAFDLPAKDLCGSSDPYVKIYLLPDRKKFQTRVHRKTLNPTFDESFQFPVPYDELAVRKLHMSVFDFDRFSRHDMIGEVVVDNLVETSDLSRETDIWRDIQYATTESVDLGEIMFSLCYLPTAGRLTLTVIKCRNLKAMDITGYSDPYVKVSLICDGRRLKKKKTTIKKNTLNPTYNEAIIFDIPPDSMDHVSLHISVMDYDLVGHNEIIGVNRVGCSAEGLGKGHWNEMLAYPRKPIAHWHPLLEAKKSEKEWKTRTASLDSQGSCPSPRPPSSP, encoded by the exons ATGGCAACGGATAAGGTGAAAGACCCGATGGGTTCCATGGGATTCCTAGAGGCTGCTGTGAAGATAAGCCACACATCGCCTGACATCCCCGCCGAGGTGCAGCTCTCAATGAGGGAGCACTTTTTGAGGCGCACGCAACGCATGCAGCGGCAAGCCACTGAGCCCGCTTCTTCCACCAG ACACAGCTCATTCAAAAGGCACCTGCCCAAGCAGATGCAGTCCATCAGCCTGGACCTGGGCAATGACTATGCGGATGAGGATGAGCAGCCCACCAGCATCGGACGCATCAAACCAGAACTCTACAGACAGAAGACTTTGGATATAGACGAGTCCGCCAAGAACAGCAACGCCAAGAACTGTGGGAAGATCAACTTCTCCCTGAAGTACGACTATGACAATGAAGCCCTCCTGGTCAACATCCTCAAGGCCTTCGACCTGCCCGCCAAGGACCTGTGCGGCAGTTCCGACCCCTATGTCAAAATCTATCTTCTCCCAGATCGCAAGAAGTTCCAGACGCGCGTCCACCGGAAGACGCTCAACCCCACGTTCGACGAGTCCTTCCAGTTCCCCGTGCCTTATGATGAGCTGGCTGTTAGGAAGCTCCACATGAGTGTGTTTGACTTTGACAGGTTCTCCAGACATGATATGAtcggggaggtggtggtggataACCTTGTTGAGACGTCAGACCTCTCCAGGGAGACAGACATTTGGAGGGACATTCAGTATGCCACAACT GAGAGTGTAGACTTGGGAGAGATCATGTTctcactatgctacctgccaacCGCAGGACGACTCACTCTCACCGTCATCAAATGCAGGAACCTCAAGGCCATGGATATCACTGGATACTCAG ATCCCTACGTCAAAGTGTCCCTCATCTGTGACGGGAGGCGTTTGAAAAAGAAGAAGACGACCATCAAGAAGAACACTCTGAACCCCACGTACAACGAGGCCATCATCTTCGACATCCCCCCAGACAGCATGGACCACGTCAGCCTGCACATCTCAGTCATGGACTATGACTT GGTAGGTCACAATGAGATCATTGGTGTGAACCGTGTGGGGTGCAGTGCTGAGGGGCTTGGCAAGGGCCACTGGAACGAGATGCTGGCGTACCCACGCAAGCCCATTGCA